Genomic segment of Pseudomonas sp. CCI4.2:
TGGCCAGCCTGACCGCGCCGCAACTGGGCGCAGCGGCAATTCATGCGGCCGTCGAGCGTGCAGGCATTGCGCCACAGGATGTCGACGAAGTGTTATTCGGTTGCGTGCTGTCGGCTGGTTTAGGTCAAGCGCCCGCTCGGCAAGCAGCATTGGGTGCGGGTTTGAGCCATTCGACGGTCTGCACCACGCTCAACAAAATGTGTGGGTCGGGCATGCAGGCCACCATTTTGGCCCATGACTCGTTGTTGGCTGGCAGCGCCAAGGTGGTGGTGTCAGGTGGTATGGAAAGCATGTCCAACGCGCCGTATCTGCTTGATCGGGCCCGCAGCGGCTATCGGATGGGCCATGGCCGTGTGCTTGACCATATGTTTTTCGACGGTCTGGAAGATGCCTACGACAAGGGCCGCTTGATGGGTACCTACGCCGAAGACTGCGCTGAGCGCAATGGTCTCAGCCGCGAAGCGCAAGATGCGTTTGCCGTGGAGTCCCTGGTGCGTGCGCAACAGGCCATCAGCAACGGAAGTTTCGCCGCTGAAATTGTTCCGGTGCAGGTCACCGTTGGTAAGGAGCAGCGGTTGATCAGCGATGACGAACAGCCGCCCAAGGCCCGCCTGGAGAAAATTCCGACCCTGAAACCGGCGTTTCGCGACGGTGGGACGGTGACCGCTGCCAATTCCAGCTCCATTTCCGATGGTGCCGCCGCATTGGTGTTGATGCGCCGCTCCGAAGCCGAACACCGTGGGCTGCAGCCTCTGGCAATGATTCACGGCCACGCGGCTTTTGCCGATGAGCCGGGTTTGTTTCCGACCGCGCCCATCGGTGCGATCAAAAAATTGATGAACAAAGTTGAATGGTCGCTGGCAGACGTGGACCTGTTTGAGGTCAACGAAGCGTTCGCCGTGGTGGCATTGGTCGCGATGAACACCCTGGAAATTCCTCACGGCAAACTGAATATTCATGGCGGCGCCTGTGCGTTGGGCCACCCGATTGGCGCTTCAGGGGCGCGGATTTTGGTCACGCTGATCTCGGCACTGCGCCAAAAGGGTCTTAAACGCGGCGTAGCCGCTGTGTGTATTGGCGGCGGCGAAGCCACAGCGGTCGCGGTTGAATGCCTGTACTGAAGCGTTAAACAAGGAAACGGTCATGCTCCCCACTGAAGAACAGCAACAGATTAGCGATGCAGCCCGGCAGTTCGCTCAAGAGCGGCTCCGGCCCTTCTCTGCGCAGTGGGACCGCGATCATGCCTTTCCGCGCCAAGCCATCAGTGAAATGGCCGAGCTCGGATTCTTTGGCATGTTGGTCCCTGAGCAATGGGGCGGCTGCGACACCGGTTACCTGGCTTACGCCATGGCCCTGGAAGAGATCGCCGCGGGCGATGGCGCCTGTTCGACCATTATGAGCGTGCACAACTCAGTGGGCTGTGTGCCAATTCTCAGGTTCGGTACCGAAAAACAGAAGCAGCGGTTTCTGACGCCGTTGGCCAGTGGCGAGATGCTCGGGGCTTTCGCCTTGACCGAGGCCCAGGCGGGTTCCGACGCCAGCAACCTGCGCACGCGGGCGCGGCTGGAAGGTGATCATTACGTACTGAACGGCAGCAAGCAGTTCATCACGTCCGGGAAAAATGCCGGCGTGGTGATCGTCTTCGCCGTAACCGACCCCAGCGCCGGTAAGCGTGGAATCACCGCGTTTATCGTGCCGACCGACTCTGCGGGTTACACCGTCGCCAAGGTGGAAGAGAAGCTGGGCCAGCACGCCTCCGACACCTGCGAGATTCTGTTTGAAAACGTCAAAGTGCCGATTGATCAGCGCCTGGGTGCCGAGGGTGAAGGCTACAAAATTGCCTTGGCCAACCTCGAAGGAGGGCGCGTCGGTATAGCGGCTCAATCCATCGGCATGGCCCGTGCTGCATTTGAAGTAGCGCGTGATTACGCCAAGGAGCGGACCGCCTTTGGCAAGTCGCTGATTGAACATCAGGCTGTAGCCTTTCGCCTGGCGGACATGGCCACCTCGATAGCGGTTGCCCGGCAAATGGTGCACTACGCGGCGGCGCTGCGTGACAGTGGAAAGCCGGCGTTGGTAGAAGCGTCTATGGCCAAACTGTTTGCGTCAGAGATGGCCGAGAAAGTCTGTTCCAATGCTTTACAGACCTTGGGTGGCTACGGTTATTTGAATGATTTTCCCTTGGCGCGTATATACCGCGATGTGCGGGTCTGCCAGATTTATGAAGGCACCAGCGATATTCAACGAATAGTGATTTCAAGAAGTCTTTAATGATGTTTATCAGTCACTTGTAATCTTTAGTTAACGTTGAATGTATGACCTGATCAGATTTTTTATGAATTTTATAATGGATAAAAATCAATGAGTTATGAAACGATTCTGATGGAAATTCGAGGTCGTGTAGGCTTGATTACGTTAAACCGCCCACACGCCTTGAATGCCCTGAACGCCCAGTTGGTCAGTGAATTGAACCAGGCGCTTGACGTGCTGGACGCTAACCGCGACATCGGTTGTATCGTCCTGACCGGTTCCAAAAAAGCGTTCGCCGCCGGGGCCGACATCAAGGAGATGTCCGAGCTGACATATCCGCAAATCTACCTCGATGATTTGTTTTCCGACAGCGATCGCGTCGCCAGCCGACGCAAACCGATGATCGCCGCTGTGTCGGGTTTTGCCTTGGGCGGGGGCTGTGAACTGGCGCTGATGTGCGATTTTATCCTCGCCGCAGATAACGCCAAATTCGGCCAGCCGGAAATCAAGTTGGGTGTCTTGCCTGGCATGGGCGGCACCCAGCGCCTGACCCGCGCGGTGGGCAAAGCCAAGGCCATGGAAATGTGCTTGAGCGGGCGCCTGATTGACGCCACTGAGGCTGAGCGTTCCGGGCTGGTGTCGCGGGTGGTGCCTGTGGATGAACTGCTGGAAGAGGCGTTAAAAGTCGCCACTGAAATCGCTGCGAAATCCCTGCCCGTAGCGATGATGGTCAAGGAAAGCGTTAACCGTGCCTTTGAAGTGAGCCTCTCCGAAGGCGTCCGTTTTGAACGCCGGGTGTTCCATGCGGCCTTCGCGACGGACGATCAAAAAGAAGGCATGACTGCGTTCATCGAAAAACGCGAGCCGCTCTTCAAAGGACATTGATTATTCGGGGTCGGGTTGAGACCGGCCCGCCCAGTGCAGCAGCGCACTGAAGTCAGGCCGGGTGGGCGAGACATCGAGTGGGCCTGATTGCCGTAGCGTCCCATATGGACTGGGTTCTTCCTCGCAGACGTTGCGATTCACCCGTTTCGGATTAGACAGTCGAATACAGTCGGCATACAACTCGATGCGGGTTTGCGCACTGGCCAGGGTTAGAGGTAACTGCGCATCAACGCGTAACGCCTGGCTGGCGCTTAAATGGATGTGTTGCGCCATGCGGTTCAATATTTGACCATCAATGCTTATCGGTGGCCGCTGCAGCGCTGTCGCGTCGTTTTTAACCGTGCTGAAAATGACCGGTCGATCCGGGTCACTGTCGAAATGTTTCAGCATCACCTCAGTGCCTGCCAGCAAGGCCGCCGGTCTCTGGACGGTGGGTGTTGCGAGGGCCAATGGCAACCACACAGACGCATCGTGATTTGCCTGAGTTTGTGGCCAGCATAAGGTGGCCCGAACACGGCCTTGCTCGTCACGTGTTACCGGATCGCCGTCTGCGCCCATCAATATGGCGGTGTGATCTCCGTCAATTCTTGGCCTATGAGGGGTGAGTGGCGGGCGATAGGCCATGACCCACGGGATAGCCCGAAAGTGGTTTCGATAGCCGCGAGTAAAGGCTGCAATCCCTTGACCATCCATGAAGTCAGACTCGAGGTCCAAGGTCCGTGGCCACTGATCATGGTCAAAAGACGCCTGTTCAATGATCCCGACACTGTCTAGCGGGTCGAGCCCTTTCAACACCTGGGGCTGTTTGCCCGCGTGGTGAAGCTCAGTGAGCAACCAATGGTCGTTGAACGCGCCGTCGGGATGAGCGGCCACCCACAGTATTCGGCCGCTGCCCAGCATGGGTTGATCACTAAGACCGTGCACGTGTCGCCGCTCGCAGCGCATGCGCTCTAACGTGCGTTCGCTCAACTGGCGGCGCCTGGTCTGCGTCGCATCCAGATGTTCGTTGCGGCGAGAGACATCGCGAGACTGATTGGCTGCCAGGTCGTGCCGAGGAATCAGAACGCTGTCCTGCGTAGCGGTTCGCGGCGAGTCCTGGGCAAAAGCCCCGTGGCGGTTAGGGCGAGCGCTAAACGCATGGGTCTCGGCCATATGGCTGATGGTGGGGCCCTTTGCACCGCTGTCGCCGCCTTTTCGGTAGCGGGTGGGTGCCGGTAACTCGGGGAAGCTGGCCGGATCGTCGCCAAAAACAATCACGTGCCGGTCGGGGCGATGCTCAAAACGGTAATAAATACCTTCTTCTGCGCAGAGCCGCTGCAGCAGATGAAGATCATTTTCGTCGTACTGGGCACAGCTTGCCCGTGGTGGATACAGCCCCACTGGCATTTCGAAACGACTGTGGTCAACGCCAATACCGTGCTCCTCGAGAAGCTGCGCAATGATTTGGGGGACGCTCAAACAGTGAAACAGCCGCCGATGATAGCGCTGCTGCAACGCTTGCACGCATGGTTCAAGGGTCACACGAAAATGGCTGAGGGTTGCGCCAACGTACAGCGGGAGGATGCTGCCAATCAGGCCATGAATACCCGTGTTCACGTCACCAAAACAAAGAAAGGCGGCTCGCGATTTCAGCAGTCTGACGTCCATATGCGGGGTTTGACTGATCAGATCAATTTCAAACCGGTACGGTCGGTTTAGTGCTTCATAGCCTCTGAATTGGGTGATGTGCAATTCCAGCGGGGTGTTGGCGACGGTCAAGGTGACCCATGTTTCCTCGTCTTGGCTCAACGGCTCGTTCCTTACTTCTAAAAAACCTCGGCAGAGGGTACGGAATGCCGATGCAGAACGTCAGAGCTGCGCGATTATTCGGAAAAGGACTACAAGTCAAAGGTAAGTATCCCCGTTGCTAAAGCGGATTTTGATTGCAGATAGGATCCGTTTTGCCATCGGCGGCCAACGGGGGGTTTCATCTCACGTCATCGCGTATAAAATGACCGCCAATTTCAGCGTTTTGCCACCGTTTCGTCAGCTGCCTGCTGACCGCTACGGCGGCAGTTATCAGCCACCGATCAAGAGAAGAACATGGGCGCACAGTGGAAGGTCAAGCATAAAGAAGCGGCATCGAACGCCAAGGGTCGAATCTTTGGCAAGCTGTCCAAGGAAATCATGATTGCCGCGCGCAATGGTGCAGATCCAGACACGAATTCTCACTTGCGGTTGGTCATCGAACAAGCGAAGAAAGCCTCGATGCCCAAGGAAACACTGGAGCGCGCCATCAAGAAAGGGGCGGGTCTGTTAGGCGAAAGCGTGCACTTTGAGCGCCTGACCTATGAAGGCTTTGCGCCACACCGTGTTCCGGTGATCATCGAGTGCCTGACAGACAACATTAATCGCACGGTGTCAGAAATTCGCGTGTTGTTTCGCAAGGGTCAACTCGGCGCTGCAGGTTCGGTGTCGTGGGACTTTAACCATCTTGGGATGATCGAAGCCGTGCCCGCTACGCCCGATGCCGACGCTGAGTTGGCGGCTATCGAAGCCGGTGCTCAGGATTTCGAACCGGGTGAAGAGGGCGCTACGCTGTTCTTGACCGAGTTGACCGACTTGGACGCAGTGTGCAAAGCGCTGCCGGAGTTTGGTTTTACCGTGCAATCGGCGCAGCTGGGCTATCGGCCTAAAAGCACGGTTGATGGCTTAAGTGATGAGGAAATGGCTGATGTTGAGGCGTTTCTGGAAGCGATTGATGGGCATGACGATGTGCAGAATGTCTATGTGGGGTTGGCAGGGTAAGCTGCTCAGCCTGATTGATGATTCCAGGCAACGCATAAAAAGAGACTGTGGAGACGCTGCCCCAGCGTCTTCGACAGCCGCGCTTTCGTTGGGCAATTACACCGATCTACAGAGGTCGCGCGTTCAAAACGTCTGCAACACTCGATTTACTTCAACAAAGGATGGCCGTGCCGACACGTCCGGTTGAATGCACTGACGCTGCAGCGTTAGCAATCCCGCCTCCTGCGCCCCGCAACGCTCCAGCAGTTCGCCGAGCAAGATCCCGAATGCCCGAACTTCGATCCGCTCAAGCAGCGCCGGTTGGTCTGTGTGTTCAGTGGGATGGAAAGACGCCGCACCGAAGTCGCCCAGCAGGCATTCTCCGTCCTGGTTCCACAAGATGTTGTGGGCATACAGGTCGCCATGGCTCAGGTGGCAGGCGTGCAAGTGCTCGGCGACCGAGGCTATGCCGCGTGCCAGGCGTAACGCGGTTTCTAAAGAGAACACAGTGTTGGCAGGGTAGATATCCCGAGTACACGACTCAAGGCTTGGCGGTCCGGCGAGGTTGCCGAAGTGCGGGGCAATGAGTTGCATGACCAAACCGACCTGGTCGTGCGGGTGGTCGGCGATTTGCCCTTCGACGGTGATCAGGTTCGGATGCGCCCCTGCCGCTATGCAGGCGGCCATCTCGTTCAGCGGCGAGCCGTCGCTTGTGATGCTGCCTTTATAGAGTTTGATCGCCACCGAGGTCTCGATTTGTTCCGGTGCTTGCCACAGCGCCTGCTGGATAACCCCGGAAGCGCCTTCGCCCAATTGATGCTGCACGTCCAGGTGCGACCAGACAACTTGCCGAATTGGCGTCTCGGCGTGATGGGTGGGCAGCGGATTACCCGCGTAGGCCAGCCATGCCAGGGCGGGCAGTTTCAACAGCCAGTCGGGGAGTGAGGTCAGATGATTGGCGGAAATGCGCACCAGTTCGAGTTGCGTACAGCGAGCAAGGGACGCTGGTAATGAACGCAGCTGGTTGCCGGCCAACATTAGTTTTTGCAAGCGGGCGCAGTCGCCCAATGCCTCGGGCAAGCTTTTCACGCCATTGTCGGTAAGGATCAACCAGCGCAGCAGCGGCGGCAGTGCCTCGGCCGGAACGTGCTGAATCCGATTGGCCTTGAACCCGACAATTTGCAACTGACTGCATTGGCCAATACACGCCGGCAGCTCGGTGAATTGATTCTGCGAACAGAACAAGACCCGTAGTTTTTTCAAGCGATAGAGGTCGGCTGGCAGGCTGCTGAGTGCATTACCGGTCAGGTTAAGCGTTTCAAGCGAGTCAGCAAGGTCGAAGATTTCCGCTGGAAACTCAACCAGTGCGCAGGACAAATCGAGGCGTTTGATGCCGTCGAGTTGGCCTGCGCGGAGTCGTTCGAGGGTGTGGGGTCGTTTATCGGCACCCATCATCATCAGCGGTGCCGGACCAGGCAGATATCAATTAACTGAAACATTCGTTCCAGGCTCGGCGCGGCTTCAGCGTAAAGAATCCGGTAGATCATCGGCGCGACAATGGCATCCACCAGTTCTTCGGCAGGCGGCGAGGCCTCGCCCCGCGCGATGGCGCGATCGACAATGATTTGCAGTTGATCGCGAACGATAGACGCACATTTGCTTGAGCAACTGGTGGCGCTTCCCACGACGTCGCGCATCATTTCCCGGCCGGCGAGGGAATTCATGTCATCCAGGTATTGCTCGGTCCAGCTTTGCAGGTCATCGCGTAGGTTGCCGCAATTGACCGGCACGTCCGGGCGCAAACGTTCTACTGCCGCATCCGCCAACAAACTCGTCAGGTCGCCCCAGCGCCGGTAGATGGTGGACGGTGTGACGCCAGCCCGTGCAGCGATCATCGGCACGCTGAGGATCGAGCGCTCATGCTCAAGCAACAGGTCGCGGATGGCCGCGTGGATTGATTCCTGAATACGGGCACTGCGGCCGCCCGTGCGAATACCTTCTTTAATAGCCATGCGGCAGACCTTAACACAAAGAATTTGCTTTAAGCGAAATCGCGTTGCACACTCGCAAAAGCTAAATATAGGCTTTAGCGGTTTGCTTTGTTTGGAGAGTGTACCCATGTCCCACCCTTTGCAGAACCCGTCTATGACGGTTCGCGGTCGTAACAGTGTAGGGTTTCTGGCCATTACCACACTGTGCTTTTTCGCCGCATCCAGTACGCCGACCCCGCTTTATCACCTGTATCAGCAAAGCTGGGGCTTCTCGGCTGCGATGCTGACGTTGATCTTTGCTGCGTACGCGTTGAGCTTGTTGGTGGCACTGCTGGTCGTGGGGTCATTGTCGGATTACCTCGGCAGGCGTCCGGTGATCTTTGCCGCACTGTTGCTGCAGATCCTGTCGATGGCGTTGTTCATCGGTGCCACGGACGTGACCTGGTTGCTCTGGGCGCGGTTGCTCCAGGGTTTCGCCACGGGAATGGCCGCCAGCGCACTGGGCGCAGCGTTGCTCGACTGTGATCAGGTCCAAGGCCCGCTGGTCAATAGCGTGGCGCCATTATTGGGCATGGCGGGCGGCGCGCTGGGAACCAGCGTGTTGGTGGCTTACGCACCGATGCCGCTGACACTGGCGTTTATCGTGCTATTGATCGCCTTTGCGCTGCAAGCAGCGTACCTGTGGCGTTTGCCGGAAACGGTCAGCCCGCAACCCGGTGTGTGGGCCTCGCTAAAACCGACGCTGAGCGTACCGCCGCAAGCGCGGCGCACGCTCTGGCTGATTCTGCCGGTGGACATTGCGGCATGGGCGCTGGGTGGGTTCTACCTGTCGTTGACGCCCTCGCTGTTGGCCGCAGCAACCGGTTCAACCTCGGTCATGAATGGCGGGTTGGCCGTGGCTGCGCTTACCTTGAGTGGGGTGCTGGCGATTCTTAACCTGCGCAAGCGCGCGCCGGTTCTGGCCTTGTTCGTCGGCGCGACCTGCTTGGGCATTGGCGTCGCGGTGATTTTGCTGGCGGTCAACAGCGGCTGGCTGTGGTTGTTTTTTGTTGGCACGGTGATCGCGGGTTGTGGCTTCGGCTCGGGGTTTCTGGGCGCCATGCGGCTGCTAATGCCACTGGCTCATGCCCATGAACGGGGAGGGTTGATGTCGACGTTCTACGTGCTCAGTTACTTGGCATTTTGTGTGCCTGCGTTGGTGGCAGGCTTGTCTTCGCACAGCTTCGGCCTGATCAACACTGCCAACGTCTACGGGCTGGTGGTCATCGTTCTCGCGGTCTTGGCGTTGTTCGGGCTGTTGCTTCAACGGTTGGCCAACACTCGCAGGCTGCAACGCGGCTGATACGATCGACAAAAGTCGTAGCGGAATTTCGCTGCGCATCTGCTACGTTCATCGGTGTAAGGCCTTTCTCGCAAGCCCAGACAAGAACAATCACAGGGATACCGATGAGCCAGCAACCGATGAACTACGTCCAGAGTCACGCGCAATCGATCGCCGACCCCGAGGCTTTTTGGGCCGAACAGGCGCGGCACGTGGCCTGGTATCGCGCGCCCCTCAATACCCTTGAAACCTTGGCCGACGGCACGCACCGTTGGTTCGGCGATGGCCTGCTCAACAGCAGCTACCTGGCGCTGGATCACCACATCGAGCAAGGGCGCGGCGATCAGGCAGCGTTGATCTACGACTCGCCGGTCAGCTACAGCAAAGTCCGTTACAGCTACACCGAACTGCGTGACGAAGTGGCGCGGTTGGCCGGACTGTTGCGCCAGTTGGGCGTGGAAAAAGGCGACGGCGTGATTATTTACATGCCGATGATTCCCGAAGCGGTGATGGCCATGCTGGCTTGTGCTCGGTTGGGCGCGGTTCACTCGGTGGTCTTCGGCGGTTTTGCGGCCAACGAACTGGCGCTGCGGATCGACGATGCCAAACCCACGTTATTGCTGACCGCCTCCTGCGGCCTCGAGTTTGACCGGGTGATTGAATACAAACCCCTGGTCGATAAAGCGCTGGAGCTGGCCCGTCATCAGCCGCGTCAGGTGCTGGTTTTGCAGCGCCCCCAAGTTCTGGCGCCGTTGCAGGCAGGGCGCGACTTGGACTGGAACGTTGCGTTAGCCGGTGTTGCACCGGTTGATCCGGTGCCCGTCGCGAGCAGCGACCCGCTGTACATCATGTACACCTCAGGCACTACCGGCAGGCCCAAAGGCATCGTTCGCGAAAACGGTGGCAACGCCGTGGCGCTGATCTTCACCATGGCCTCGATTTATGGCATGCAAGCCGGCGATGTCTGGTGGGGGATTTCCGATGTGGGCTGGGTCGTTGGCCATTCGCTGATTGTTTACGGGCCGTTGATGGCCGGTTGCACGACGGTGCTGTACGAAGGCAAACCGATCCGTACGCCGGATGCAGGAAGCTATTGGCGGATGATCGAGGAGTACCGGATTAATGCCTTGTTCTGCGCCCCGACCGCCATGCGGGCGATTCGCAAGGCGGACCCCGACGGCGAACTGATCAAACACCGCGACCTGAGCTCGATTCGTCATCTGTTTCTGGCCGGGGAAAAACTCGATTCCAGCACCCACGAGTGGTTGGAACAACTGACTGGCAAGCCCGTCCTCGATCATTGGTGGCAGACCGAAACCGGTTGGCCGGTGACTGCGCCATGCGTGGGTCTGGAAGGTCACCGTCCCGGCCCTGGCTCAAGCAACCGCGCGGTGCCGGGTTACGACGTTCGGGTGATGGATGAGCACGGGCAACTGGTCGGGCCTGGCGAGCAGGGGTCGGTGGTGATTGCCTTGCCGTTGCCACCCGGTTGCAGCCAAACCTTGTGGAACGACCATTCGCGCTACCTTGAGGCCTATTTACAGAGCTTCCCCGGTTATTTTCATACCGGCGACGGCGGCTATGTCGATGACGAAGGGTTCGTCTACATCATGGGCCGCACCGACGACGTGATTAATGTCGCGGGTCACCGCTTGTCCACCGGCGAGATGGAAGACCTGGTGGGCCAACACCCGGCCGTCGCCGAGTGCGCAGTGATTGGCGTACATGACGAGATCAAAGGCCAAGTGCCGTTAGGGATGATCGTGCTTAAAGACGGCATCGAAGAAAGCAATGCGCAACTGCAGAGCGAAATGGTTGCTTTGGTGCGTGAGAAAATCGGCGCGTTAGCCTGTTTGCAGCGGATAGTGGTGGTCAAGCGACTGCCCAAAACTCGCTCCGGCAAAATACTGCGCGCCGTGTTGCGCAAAATAGCCGACGGGGAAGTGTTTACGCCGCCTTCTACCATTGATGATCCGGCGATCTTGGTGGAGATCAGCACCGCGCTGGGCATAACCCCGAA
This window contains:
- a CDS encoding acetyl-CoA C-acyltransferase — translated: MSIQDPIVIVSAARTPMGGFQGALASLTAPQLGAAAIHAAVERAGIAPQDVDEVLFGCVLSAGLGQAPARQAALGAGLSHSTVCTTLNKMCGSGMQATILAHDSLLAGSAKVVVSGGMESMSNAPYLLDRARSGYRMGHGRVLDHMFFDGLEDAYDKGRLMGTYAEDCAERNGLSREAQDAFAVESLVRAQQAISNGSFAAEIVPVQVTVGKEQRLISDDEQPPKARLEKIPTLKPAFRDGGTVTAANSSSISDGAAALVLMRRSEAEHRGLQPLAMIHGHAAFADEPGLFPTAPIGAIKKLMNKVEWSLADVDLFEVNEAFAVVALVAMNTLEIPHGKLNIHGGACALGHPIGASGARILVTLISALRQKGLKRGVAAVCIGGGEATAVAVECLY
- a CDS encoding acyl-CoA dehydrogenase, which translates into the protein MLPTEEQQQISDAARQFAQERLRPFSAQWDRDHAFPRQAISEMAELGFFGMLVPEQWGGCDTGYLAYAMALEEIAAGDGACSTIMSVHNSVGCVPILRFGTEKQKQRFLTPLASGEMLGAFALTEAQAGSDASNLRTRARLEGDHYVLNGSKQFITSGKNAGVVIVFAVTDPSAGKRGITAFIVPTDSAGYTVAKVEEKLGQHASDTCEILFENVKVPIDQRLGAEGEGYKIALANLEGGRVGIAAQSIGMARAAFEVARDYAKERTAFGKSLIEHQAVAFRLADMATSIAVARQMVHYAAALRDSGKPALVEASMAKLFASEMAEKVCSNALQTLGGYGYLNDFPLARIYRDVRVCQIYEGTSDIQRIVISRSL
- a CDS encoding enoyl-CoA hydratase, whose translation is MSYETILMEIRGRVGLITLNRPHALNALNAQLVSELNQALDVLDANRDIGCIVLTGSKKAFAAGADIKEMSELTYPQIYLDDLFSDSDRVASRRKPMIAAVSGFALGGGCELALMCDFILAADNAKFGQPEIKLGVLPGMGGTQRLTRAVGKAKAMEMCLSGRLIDATEAERSGLVSRVVPVDELLEEALKVATEIAAKSLPVAMMVKESVNRAFEVSLSEGVRFERRVFHAAFATDDQKEGMTAFIEKREPLFKGH
- the tssI gene encoding type VI secretion system tip protein TssI/VgrG, which codes for MSQDEETWVTLTVANTPLELHITQFRGYEALNRPYRFEIDLISQTPHMDVRLLKSRAAFLCFGDVNTGIHGLIGSILPLYVGATLSHFRVTLEPCVQALQQRYHRRLFHCLSVPQIIAQLLEEHGIGVDHSRFEMPVGLYPPRASCAQYDENDLHLLQRLCAEEGIYYRFEHRPDRHVIVFGDDPASFPELPAPTRYRKGGDSGAKGPTISHMAETHAFSARPNRHGAFAQDSPRTATQDSVLIPRHDLAANQSRDVSRRNEHLDATQTRRRQLSERTLERMRCERRHVHGLSDQPMLGSGRILWVAAHPDGAFNDHWLLTELHHAGKQPQVLKGLDPLDSVGIIEQASFDHDQWPRTLDLESDFMDGQGIAAFTRGYRNHFRAIPWVMAYRPPLTPHRPRIDGDHTAILMGADGDPVTRDEQGRVRATLCWPQTQANHDASVWLPLALATPTVQRPAALLAGTEVMLKHFDSDPDRPVIFSTVKNDATALQRPPISIDGQILNRMAQHIHLSASQALRVDAQLPLTLASAQTRIELYADCIRLSNPKRVNRNVCEEEPSPYGTLRQSGPLDVSPTRPDFSALLHWAGRSQPDPE
- a CDS encoding YebC/PmpR family DNA-binding transcriptional regulator, whose product is MGAQWKVKHKEAASNAKGRIFGKLSKEIMIAARNGADPDTNSHLRLVIEQAKKASMPKETLERAIKKGAGLLGESVHFERLTYEGFAPHRVPVIIECLTDNINRTVSEIRVLFRKGQLGAAGSVSWDFNHLGMIEAVPATPDADAELAAIEAGAQDFEPGEEGATLFLTELTDLDAVCKALPEFGFTVQSAQLGYRPKSTVDGLSDEEMADVEAFLEAIDGHDDVQNVYVGLAG
- a CDS encoding leucine-rich repeat-containing protein kinase family protein; its protein translation is MMMGADKRPHTLERLRAGQLDGIKRLDLSCALVEFPAEIFDLADSLETLNLTGNALSSLPADLYRLKKLRVLFCSQNQFTELPACIGQCSQLQIVGFKANRIQHVPAEALPPLLRWLILTDNGVKSLPEALGDCARLQKLMLAGNQLRSLPASLARCTQLELVRISANHLTSLPDWLLKLPALAWLAYAGNPLPTHHAETPIRQVVWSHLDVQHQLGEGASGVIQQALWQAPEQIETSVAIKLYKGSITSDGSPLNEMAACIAAGAHPNLITVEGQIADHPHDQVGLVMQLIAPHFGNLAGPPSLESCTRDIYPANTVFSLETALRLARGIASVAEHLHACHLSHGDLYAHNILWNQDGECLLGDFGAASFHPTEHTDQPALLERIEVRAFGILLGELLERCGAQEAGLLTLQRQCIQPDVSARPSFVEVNRVLQTF
- a CDS encoding TetR/AcrR family transcriptional regulator yields the protein MAIKEGIRTGGRSARIQESIHAAIRDLLLEHERSILSVPMIAARAGVTPSTIYRRWGDLTSLLADAAVERLRPDVPVNCGNLRDDLQSWTEQYLDDMNSLAGREMMRDVVGSATSCSSKCASIVRDQLQIIVDRAIARGEASPPAEELVDAIVAPMIYRILYAEAAPSLERMFQLIDICLVRHR
- a CDS encoding MFS transporter encodes the protein MSHPLQNPSMTVRGRNSVGFLAITTLCFFAASSTPTPLYHLYQQSWGFSAAMLTLIFAAYALSLLVALLVVGSLSDYLGRRPVIFAALLLQILSMALFIGATDVTWLLWARLLQGFATGMAASALGAALLDCDQVQGPLVNSVAPLLGMAGGALGTSVLVAYAPMPLTLAFIVLLIAFALQAAYLWRLPETVSPQPGVWASLKPTLSVPPQARRTLWLILPVDIAAWALGGFYLSLTPSLLAAATGSTSVMNGGLAVAALTLSGVLAILNLRKRAPVLALFVGATCLGIGVAVILLAVNSGWLWLFFVGTVIAGCGFGSGFLGAMRLLMPLAHAHERGGLMSTFYVLSYLAFCVPALVAGLSSHSFGLINTANVYGLVVIVLAVLALFGLLLQRLANTRRLQRG
- a CDS encoding propionyl-CoA synthetase, which gives rise to MNYVQSHAQSIADPEAFWAEQARHVAWYRAPLNTLETLADGTHRWFGDGLLNSSYLALDHHIEQGRGDQAALIYDSPVSYSKVRYSYTELRDEVARLAGLLRQLGVEKGDGVIIYMPMIPEAVMAMLACARLGAVHSVVFGGFAANELALRIDDAKPTLLLTASCGLEFDRVIEYKPLVDKALELARHQPRQVLVLQRPQVLAPLQAGRDLDWNVALAGVAPVDPVPVASSDPLYIMYTSGTTGRPKGIVRENGGNAVALIFTMASIYGMQAGDVWWGISDVGWVVGHSLIVYGPLMAGCTTVLYEGKPIRTPDAGSYWRMIEEYRINALFCAPTAMRAIRKADPDGELIKHRDLSSIRHLFLAGEKLDSSTHEWLEQLTGKPVLDHWWQTETGWPVTAPCVGLEGHRPGPGSSNRAVPGYDVRVMDEHGQLVGPGEQGSVVIALPLPPGCSQTLWNDHSRYLEAYLQSFPGYFHTGDGGYVDDEGFVYIMGRTDDVINVAGHRLSTGEMEDLVGQHPAVAECAVIGVHDEIKGQVPLGMIVLKDGIEESNAQLQSEMVALVREKIGALACLQRIVVVKRLPKTRSGKILRAVLRKIADGEVFTPPSTIDDPAILVEISTALGITPKI